The Salvelinus namaycush isolate Seneca chromosome 38, SaNama_1.0, whole genome shotgun sequence genome includes a window with the following:
- the LOC120031987 gene encoding transmembrane 7 superfamily member 3-like, with amino-acid sequence MMSSWLMYIFVYVLVCDGVVAQLENRVVFLFNTFQNVNVNENETVQAVVSRIPPEVSFITLQFHTQHSNATLSYTRMPGLGLFLTAVDSGLLSPLIPGQTKISWFLLAPDGDSVAGTGVILPYTSSDPVPGACNLEFDLDIDPNVYLHYNLFETTIHFAPANIGYSRGSNPPACDTEVGENTRWRLRYDIYQYFLPESDLSEQSLITSIQSVASVQTMREHGKRLMTLSSNDKTEVVFSSIPGQGVIYSVIVRDPVLNTSSLYIPVHTYACSFSSTLDGCDTLGKISTRIFFTIAGLAGLFVCFFGHCFFKCVRLTLTVVIGVVGGVILVMSWWRFGSVMSCVVVVGLMLGFLIASIVFFTPVGDIQVFRSNVVFWVTFSCIVVVVPLFFVRWPREGNITTCGVAGAYAVVLTVNAYIYTSLSYITLNILKRFLNDNFSKAFTDVPFQDIDFIMITVWVVLGVSGIVLQLYRERTRPFFPPSPYLMWLQERERRKTNVLDPSHHTSSLPSRLLARARQLTGRRESAGERTPLLL; translated from the exons ATCGGGTGGTTTTCCTGTTCAACACCTTTCAGAATGTGAATGTGAATGAGAACGAGACAGTGCAGGCAGTGGTCTCCAGAATCCCCCCTGAAGTGTCCTTTATCACCCTCCAGTTCCACACACAGCACAGCAATGCTACGCTGTCCTACACCAGG ATGCCAGGGCTGGGCCTCTTTCTAACAGCGGTGGACTCAGGCCTTCTCTCACCCCTGATCCCCGGTCAGACCAAGATCTCCTGGTTCCTGCTGGCCCCTGATGGGGACTCTGTGGCCGGCACTGGGGTCATCCTCCCCTACACCAGCTCTG accCAGTCCCTGGAGCTTGTAATCTGGAGTTTGACCTGGACATTGACCCAAATGTCTATCTCCACTACAACCTTTTTGAGACTACTATCCACTTTGCACCTGCAAATATTGGATATTCAAG GGGCTCCAATCCGCCTGCCTGTGACACTGAAGTGGGTGAAAACACTCGCTGGCGCCTGAGGTACGACATCTACCAGTACTTCCTGCCTGAGAGCGACCTATCAGAGCAGAGCCTCATCACCAGCATCCAGAGTGTGGCCAGTGTGCAGACCATGAGAGAGCATGGGAAAAGG CTCATGACACTATCATCCAATGATAAGACAGAGGTAGTGTTTAGCTCCATCCCGGGCCAGGGTGTTATCTACTCTGTCATAGTCAGAGACCCAGTGCTTAACACCTCTTCCTTGTATATCCCTGTCCACACCTATGCCTGCAGCTTCTCCTCCACCCTGGATGGCTGTGACACTCTGG GGAAGATATCCACAAGGATCTTCTTCACCATCGCTGGTTTAGCTGGCCTCTTCGTGTGCTTCTTTGGGCACTGCTTCTTCAAATGTG TCCGCCTGACCCTGACAGTAGTGATTGGCGTAGTGGGGGGAGTTATCCTGGTGATGAGCTGGTGGCGCTTCGGCTCAGTTATGTCCTGTGTCGTCGTCGTCGGTCTCATGCTGGGGTTCCTCATCGCCTCCATTGTCTTCTTCACGCCTGTCG GTGACATACAGGTGTTCCGTTCGAATGTGGTGTTCTGGGTGACGTTCAGCTGCATCGTGGTGGTGGTACCGCTCTTCTTTGTCCGCTGGCCAAGAGAG GGTAACATCACTACGTGTGGTGTAGCTGGAGCCTATGCTGTGGTGCTGACTGTGAATGCTTACATCTATACCAGCCTATCCTACATCACTCTTAACATTCTCAAACGCTTCCTCAACGACAACTTTAGCAAGGCCTTTACTGATGTGCCTTTCCAGGACATTG ATTTCATCATGATCACAGTGTGGGTGGTTCTGGGTGTGTCTGGTATCGTGCTACAGCTCTACCGGGAACGCACACGGCCCTTCTTCCCCCCCAGCCCTTACCTCATGTGGCTGCAAGAGCGGGAGCGCCGCAAGACCAATGTTCTCGACCCAAGCCACCACACCTCCTCACTCCCTTCCCGTCTCCTCGCCCGTGCCCGACAGCTGACTGGCAGGAGAGAGTCCGCTGGCGAGCGTACACCCCTCCTCCTTTAA
- the LOC120032041 gene encoding serine/threonine-protein kinase 38-like has protein sequence MAMTGGTAAALPMSNHTRERVTVAKLTVENFYSTLLTQHEERETRQKKLEKVMDEEGLIDEEKVMRRSQHARKETEFLRLKRTRLGLDDFESLKVIGRGAFGEVRLVQKKDTGHIYAMKILRKADMLEKEQVAHIRAERDILVEADGAWVVKMFYSFQDKRNLYLIMEFLPGGDMMTLLMKKDTLSEEATQFYIAETVLAIDSIHQLGFIHRDIKPDNLLLDSRGHVKLSDFGLCTGLKKAHRTEFYRNLTHNPPSDFSFQNMNSKRKAETWKKNRRQLAYSTVGTPDYIAPEVFLQTGYNKLCDWWSLGVIMYEMLIGYPPFCSETPQETYRKVMNWKETLVFPPEVPISERAKDLILRYCNDAENRVGAVSVEEMKSHAFFEPVDWEHIRERPAAISIEIKSIDDTSNFDEFPESDILQPVSNVTEPDKSKDWVFLNYTYKRFEGLTQRGTIPTYMKAGKA, from the exons ATGGCCATGACGGGAGGGACTGCAGCTGCCCTTCCCATGAGCAACCACACCCGGGAGAGGGTGACCGTGGCCAAGCTGACAGTGGAGAACTTCTACAGCACTCTGCTGACACAACACGAGGAGCGAGAGACGAG GCAGAAGAAGCTGGAGAAAGTCATGGATGAGGAAGGCTTGATAGATGAAGAG aaggTCATGCGACGCTCCCAGCACGCCAGGAAGGAGACAGAGTTCCTGCGGCTGAAGAGGACCCGGCTGGGCCTGGACGACTTTGAGTCACTAAAGGTCATTGGTCGAGGCGCCTTTGGAGAG GTCCGCTTGGTGCAGAAAAAAGACACCGGGCACATATATGCCATGAAGATCTTGAGGAAAGCTGACATGTTAGAGAAGGAGCAGGTGGCTCATATTCGGGCAGAGAGGGACATCTTGGTGGAGGCGGACGGGGCCTGGGTGGTCAAGATGTTCTACAGTTTCCAGGATAAGAGGAACCTATACCTCATCATGGAATTTCTACCTGGAG GTGACATGATGACCCTGCTGATGAAAAAGGACACCCTGTCTGAAGAGGCTACCCAGTTCTACATAGCTGAGACAGTCCTGGCCATCGACTCCATCCACCAGCTGGGTTTCATCCACAGAGACATCAAACCTGATAACCTGCTTCTGGACTCCAGG GGCCATGTAAAGCTGTCTGATTTTGGTCTGTGTACAGGACTGAAGAAGGCCCACCGTACAGAGTTCTACAGGAACCTCACACACAACCCTCCTAGTGACTTCT CCTTCCAAAACATGAACTCAAAGAGAAAAGCAGAGACATGGAAGAAGAACCGGAGGCAACTG GCCTACTCCACAGTGGGAACACCAGACTACATTGCCCCAGAGGTGTTCCTGCAGACGGGATACAACAAGCTCTGTGACTGGTGGTCTCTGGGGGTCATCATGTATGAGATGCTGATAG GGTACCCCCCGTTCTGTTCTGAAACACCCCAGGAGACGTATAGGAAGGTGATGAACTGGAAGGAGACCTTGGTCTTCCCCCCCGAGGTGCCCATCTCAGAGCGGGCCAAGGACTTGATTCTCAG GTACTGTAATGACGCTGAGAACCGTGTTGGTGCTGTGAGCGTTGAGGAGATGAAGAGTCACGCCTTCTTTGAGCCTGTGGACTGGGAACACATCAG GGAAAGACCAGCCGCCATCTCCATTGAGATCAAGAGCATTGATGACACATCGAACTTTGATGAGTTCCCAGAATCGGACATCCTTCAGCCAG TTTCCAACGTGACAGAACCAGACAAATCGAAGGACTGGGTGTTCCTGAACTACACCTACAAGAGGTTTGAGGGGCTGACTCAGCGAGGCACCATCCCCACATACATGAAGGCAGGGAAGGCCTGA
- the LOC120031989 gene encoding mediator of RNA polymerase II transcription subunit 21, whose product MADRLTQLQDAVNSLADQFCNAIGVLQQCAPPASFSNIQTAINKDQPSNPTEEYAQLFAALIARTAKDVDVLIDSLPSEESTAALQAASLRQLEEENHDAAARLEEVVYRGDLLLEKIQSALADIAQSQLRTRSGGPSQTTPPES is encoded by the exons ATGGCGGACAGGCTAACGCAACTTCAAGATGCAGTCAATTCT CTTGCTGATCAGTTTTGCAACGCAATCGGGGTGCTGCAGCAGTGTGCGCCGCCAGCTTCGTTCAGCAACATACAGACAGCAATCAACAAGGACCAGCCATCGAACCCCACTGAGG AGTATGCCCAACTATTTGCTGCACTGATTGCCCGGACAGCTAAGGATGTGGATGTGCTGATTGACTCACTGCCTAGTGAGGAGTCCACGGCAGCTCTACAG GCGGCCAGTCTGCGGCAGTTGGAGGAGGAGAATCATGATGCAGCGGCACGTCTCGAAGAGGTGGTATACCGAGGGGACTTGCTACTAGAGAAGATCCAAAGCGCCCTGGCTGATATTGCTCAGTCACAACTTCGTACTCGCAGTGGAGGGCCCAGCCAGACCACACCGCCTGAATCATGA
- the LOC120031988 gene encoding FGFR1 oncogene partner 2 homolog — translation MTCSLENVLSDAKSLVERLRNHDNAAEVLIEQTTSLNKRVEAMKQYQEEIESLNQVARHRPRSSLVMGIQQENRQIRDLQQENKELRTSLEEHQSAIELIMTKYREQVFRLLMASKKDDPAIVTQLKEQHTTEMQAHIDKINEMATVMRKAIEVDEGRLCEDEERIKQLELENSGLRELLGISREAFLVLTREEVSDSTSLSALLTSADISLRKS, via the exons ATGACGTGTTCATTAGAAAATGTATTGTCAGACGCCAAGTCGCTGGTGGAAAGACTTCGCAACCATGACAATGCAGCGGAGGTACTTATCGAACAGACAACGTCCCTTAACAAGAGGGTGGAGGCCATGAAACAG TATCAGGAGGAGATTGAATCGCTGAACCAGGTGGCCCGGCATCGGCCCCGTTCCAGCCTCGTCATGGGCATCCAGCAGGAAAACCGGCAGATCCGTGACCTACAGCAGGAAAACAAAG AGTTGAGAACATCCCTGGAGGAACACCAGTCGGCCATAGAGCTCATCATGACTAAATACAGGGAGCAGGTCTTCAGACTCCTCATGGCCAGTAAGAAGGATGACCCAGCCATTGTCACCCAATTAAAGGAGCAGCACACCACT GAAATGCAAGCGCACATAGACAAGATCAACGAGATGGCTACGGTGATGAGGAAGGCTATCGAAGTGGATGAGGGGAGGTTGTGTGAAGACGAGGAGAGGATCAAGCAACTAGAG CTGGAGAACAGTGGTCTTCGCGAGCTGCTAGGGATCAGTCGAGAGGCCTTCCTAGTTCTGACGAGAGAGGAGGTCTCGGATAGCACATCCCTGTCTGCCCTGTTGACCAGCGCCGACATCAGCCTCCGGAAGAGTTAG